The DNA region gtttccttgcttcagcagtcatcacagccggcagcatcagctcttactacttcagatgttgacacatcttctgctgagccggctactacttccacggattCTCTtcccggcagtgctagcaccagagcctcgacgaccgctactcctccagtcagctcaACGCCAGCAGgcacttcagatcagcagctaccgtccgtcactgaggatccaccgtccgacgacgacgacgatgacccggatcgcttccttgcagtacctcgtcagctggatccgtagctcgctcctttttgtgctttgatgccaaagggggagagggagtgagagtcagggggagggtagcattagagagagctcgtgatcaggactttgttgttTCATATTGTATCATATTTGAtattagttcatggatatgtacatttgtcatttgagcatgttgagtttttgagacatatctatggatttggTTTGAGCCGCTGAGTTCTTTGATTCTCTTTTCCCGAGTTTGCTTGTGACTATCcttgccttatctttctcgctctctcgttatttatgtttatattgtcatcaatcaccaaaaaggaggagattgtaagcatctaggccctcaaggtatgtttcggtgattaatgacaaccattattgtgactaatgagtttgtgcagctttatagatcattatcgctcatttggttatatgacaaaagaggcccctaattttcattattcaaaaaggcgacctaattttcattattcaaaaaggcgatctcgacattcaactcaataatatatCAAGACTAAGAATCCTTCTAGttctaagtgtcataaggttgagaaggacgcttaggttagtataggttttatagttttgtagtgatcgcattattaagaggggtttaggcttagtaacttgagcatggacatggtcatttgaaaatggatgcacacaatggtcactcaggtttctagaagctcaaataagtggttctcaacttatatctcaagaatatttggatttcattcaagactcaaatcagaaaaaggcaaaatcaggaaaaaccCTTAataccggtttaaccgacgcctcaacctttctatacgtcggttaaacgaggtcagcagagtctgaataagtcaatacaccggttaaaccaatgatatttgaaattggacgtcggtgcagttgtccagagacgtGGTTTtccagttgatcaatggatgactacactcaccggttaaaccgatgatacgacggttaatctgcccaagctgtaacggctagttttcagaaggggtagtttacattcaccggttaaaacgacgatgactattggatggacgtcggtttaaccggcgctacgcagttttctggctgctttttctccaacggctctattcgtgtgagctgcctatatatacccctccaatgggtcattttactactcttgacaccaggcaacatccaaacactcatactatagtcaagagccaccttgagttTCATCATTTTatatacttgttcattcaatcattcaagaagcaagattaaggacttgagtagagagaagcatgtgtgcatccgttcttggtgatcggttcttgctcaagtgaaggtcttaccttgttactcttggtgattggcatcatctaggcgatcttggtgatcgaggtgattctcgcggagcttgccaaggattgtaggagcccggagaagaagattgtacgtggcttgatctccaccacaccgggatggtgaacggagactcttagtgagcgccctcgtcttggtgacttgggaggtgacaatactctttgtgagtgtcacaacgtggattagtggtgtgtgccaacacatcgataccacgggaaaaaatccggttgtcccttgtccctttttacttattcaagcattatctttcatgcaattcattcatgtgcttgatttagggatcactagttagctctaccttgctaggctttacctctttttatctatcctagcttgcgtaggtagtttagttacccggttggtgaattggtgtctttctagctttgcataggttaaggttgctttaccttattttagaaattgaaaaaggcccaattcacccccccctcttggtccatcgatcatTTCAGCAAGGAAACAAATCAAtgaaaatttaacaagcagtggcagaaacttgatgaactaaCCGGGAAAAAAAGAAGCGAGGACGCGGCAAAAACCAAAACTGCACAGGACGAAGGAGAGGCTTTTtgtcctttgccaacagatactgcacgtactcggaGGAGGTCTGGATCAGCGGTCaaaaccttttctgaatggattgagaataaaccgaaggagaagtgggcgttgcTTTACGATACcaatggtgcaaggtacggcataattaccaccaacttcgccgaggtttacaattggATGATGCGAGGTGTTCGTAGGCTTCCATTGGTTGTAATTATAGAATTCATCGTCcacgggtgtaccgattactttagagATCCATTCACTAAAAATCAAGCATACATGCAAGATCCTGACAGACATTTTGGGAGCACGATGACAGATTATATGACCAAGAAGGCAGCTAGCGCCCAGCTACACCACGTACGTTAATGTgatacacaggagctcaagtttgaggtagctCCCAGAGATAGAGCacgacgtggcatgagacgtcagaCTCCAGTAAAGGAGTGCATCCTCAAGATTGATggtacttgttgttgctcatgcatgaggccaaagttgctgcacagaccttgttctcatgtaatggctgcttgtgcggatattgcaCATCCTATCGATATATATAtttcccattacttcagaaaggagacaattgtcAGCATATgacagtatgagatctatgggttccgtatgGTTGGAGCGTTCACTGAGACAACGAATCCTGTGATCTAGATTCCAGACCCGAGAACAgctcgggttaagagagggcgccgtcagacgcgacgtattcgtaatgacatggatgagtcagagctccgtacgaggatacagcgctgcagtgcatgtaaccagagtggacacacgtataaacgttgttcGAACAATGATGCTAGGCctagttctgctgaagctggcgCTACATGTGATGCAatagatggaagacctccggttgcatcaaagAGTGGGAGACGTCGGTGATTGAGTGCTACTACGATATCAGGCacgtttagttgtaattttatttgaacgttgtttgctcatgtctaatatttgccgcgttgagtttgtatcagacctggatgtgtatttgtaattttaacagaccattatgtgtatttgtaatatttgccgcagtGACTTTTAACAGATCATTATGTGTGTTTGTAATTGTAACTGTGACTTGTCATTTGTATACTCTCTGTTGTATTCGTTATGTATGTTTTTAATATATGTATCGTACttaatttttcatgcagatatttctaatggcttgatgtatcgtactatcgtaataattggattctacgttgcaaaacgttatcgctcaaccatcttcatacgagttttagatatcGTAATCTTCTttgtaaaattgaactaaaattttatatgtatacaaaagagtatgacaaataaatcttatatttgaaaaaagtatgaattttaaatagtttgtaaaatataaattcgaACAAAAAATAAGAAATCCGCACCGTTGGGCACCTCTTcgtgaataagaaaagttttttattcgtgaagaggccctcgggagggcctggaaaaagatttggcacctcccgcccgttggatgggtgggaggtgtccggccccacgcctcccgcccgttgatcgggcgggaggtacccatttttggaatttttccaaatcggcacccctttttcgaatttaattttttaaccccttttttaaaaaaattcactAAAAGCCATACCAACCCACCCAAACAATTTGGCAATTGGACGGCACACTTCCCTATCAAAAACTGCAAAATACAAAATTAAACTGAACTGGCGTACTCTCGTTTCTACGCTTCATGTTGGAAGAACGCAAACGGTCGATAACAGTTAGATACCACAAAGTTCACAGGCGATTCAGTTTGCTTTCCCGGGAGAATTTTGAATTTTTGCCACCGTAAACATGTTCCAATTGGAAAAGACAAttaaaataaagaaaagagATTAAATGGAAAGGAAATCAACGTGTTAATGATGTTCGAGTTAAATTTACGAAACCAATATTAACAGTGGCCATTTTGTTAAGTCATATATTTACGGTGGTAAAAAATTCAGATTTATCCATTCATTCGCACCTACGACAACGATAACGAAGATACGAAGGGCCCGTTCGTTTCCGGCCTCTAAAGCCCGaaacctctaaactttagaggccGGGATCCGAACGGCCCACTAGACGCGCTCCGATGGGACGTTTAGAGGCGCAGAAACTTTAGAGCCCGCGAGCCCTCTAACAGCCTCTAATCCGCTCGCCTTTCCCAGCGCTGCCCTccaccccccgcgccgccgcccctgctcccgcccccccccccccgcgccgcggcccctcccccgccgcctgcgcccgcgccgcgcgcggggcCTCTATCGCGCCTGCGCCCGGACCCTcccgctcctcctcgccctcaCGCTCCTAGCCGGCGCCGCCTTCCTCCTCTACCCCTCGGCCCCCGCCACGCGCGTCGAGGGCCTCCGCGTCGACCGCTTCCGCGCCGACCCGCCCGCGCTCGACCTTTGGCCTCGCGCTGCGGCTCCGCGTCCGCAACACGGGCTTCGTCCTCCCGCTCCGCTACCGCGCGgtctccgccgccgtctcgtaCCGCGGCCACCTGCTCGGGTCCGCCCAGGCGCGGCCAGGGTCCGGCGAGCTCGCGGGCAGGGGCGAGGTGTACGCGGATGCCGAGGTGTGGGTGGATAATGGTTAAAACTGTAAATTTACTCACATTAGAGGGCTTTAAAGGGCTATAACGAACACCTCTCTAAATATTAGACCTCTAAAATATTTAGACCTCTAATTTATAGGTCTGTGTTTTAGACCCCTCTAAtgcgaaacgaacgcacccgaaaTCCCAGTAGCACACGAACTGTTCTCCCCAGCGACGGTCTGCAGCTCTGCACCCGCCAAAACCATTTCCCCGGTAGACTGCCCTCCCAGGCTCCTGGCTTTCTTCCCCGGGAAGGCTCGCCGGTCTCCCCATTCCACCCATGTGCACCCTCCACTTGCATCCTTCGGAGCTACCACGATGACCGCTTTCCAACAACCACTCCAGTGCTAGTGTTGACACGCTTCAGCAGCTTGGATATCAAGAAATCGTGCGGGAAGGCCGCGACCATAGAGTCCACGGGGCAGAATCTTCCCCCGCACAATTCAGGGGTTTCGAACTCCATGGATATAAAAGGCACGGGACGCCATGATCGTCGCCGTCCGACACCCAACTGCATATACTTCGCCATCATCCCCTCTGATCTGGCCTCTTCGGATCCCGAGAACCAAGGTCGCATAAAAGGATGCTGAACTCGACTGTGGAGCTGATCGCCCTCTGGGCGTCGTCCAGCCCGTCGCTACTGGCCTTCTGCTTTTCCCACCTCATCATCGCCGTCCTCTTcctcggcggccgcggcggctgcGCGTCAGAACTGGATACTGACGGTGACAGCCGTGGAGAGTGGACTTCGGAAGGTGCCCAGGCTGAACCCCTGCGTGGTGTCCAGGTACACGGAGGGGGAAAGAGCAATGGAGGACAGGAGGGTCCAGCCGCCGCCACGAACATCATCGCCGGAGAGGGTGAGGTTGACGCGGCTGCTGTCCAGTTGGAGGCTAGCGGAAAGGACAGTGGAGGTGACGGAGAGTCCGTTGCCGCTGACGCCTCGTCGCAAGAAAAAGGCGGTGGCGATGCAGAGGAGGATGAGCTGATGGCCCGCGCCGAGGAGTTCATCCAGAGGATGAACCGAGCCTGGAGGACGGAGAACGTGCGCCTATGCTGACGcgccgttgctgctgctgtcttgGCGCCTCCAGGGTGTTGCAAGTGCTCTGCCTGCGCGTCCAGATTCAGGACAGGGAGGAAAGTCAGGGGAAATCATCAAATTTTTTACTTCACTGCTGTCTGCTGACGAATCTTGATCGACTCATTTCGGGAACCTTTCTGCTGATGAAGATGGAGATTGAAATTTGGGTCGTGTAGTAAACAAGTAGTGGCAGGTTTTGCTGTTGTACGCCATGGCCGGATTACGCCCACGAATGCACTGCTTCGACGTGCGTGATTGTAAGAATCCTACTCAATCAGTCGCGGCCAGGAGTAATGTTTTCAAATCGTATAATCATGTCTAGTTGCAAGAGTACCTATAAAATAATTAGTCATGATTAATAAAATGATTAGTCACGATTAGTCGTCGATCGGTCCGAATAGTCGAGTGTAGTCGATACTAGTCGTAGTCTCGTTGTTCCGTATAATCCATAACTGCTATGCTATGCTATATAGTATACTGtttaaagaaaaataaaaataatgttGATGGTTAGATGATCACAAATTTAGTAATTTATAAGTTTTGATTTGTAAAGTAGACTAAACGAGCattagggtgcgttcgtttcttaccctctaaactttagacccgtcacatcaaagagaatcttgtcatttagaagtattaaataaagtctaattataaaattttttgcacagatgggtgctaattcgcgagacaaatttaatgagcctaattaatccataatttgccacagtgatgctacagtaatcatccgctaatcatggactaatatacctcattagattcgtctcgcgaattagccctggggttctgcaattagttttgtaattagactttatttaatacttctaaatgacaagattctctttgatgtgacgggtctaaactttagacccgtggaaacgaacgcacccttgACTAGAATACTCGTTCATTAATGGGCCACCAAATTTCCAGCCCAAAACGCCAAAACCATCTGATGGTCCAAAAGTTACCCAAAATTTGCTGTAAACTAGTCGTTTCTATGCTAATCGGACGACTAATTATGGTTAGTCGATGATTAGTTGGATGACCAGATTTCTAGTCCAGATAATCGTCTCTATCGGCATGATCGGTAATGACGGACCGATAAGCACGATTAGACTTAAAAACATTAGGAGTAACCTCAAGCAGCTAGCAACAGTCCAAAGACGGCGACGCGAGGAATATCCCAGTGAACTCCGACCAGAATAAACTCTCAGAAAACATCCCAACAACAAGAGGAAAACATCCAAAGGCGCGTGTCTACTGCACTTACCACACCGTCACACGTACATACGCCTTTGCAACACGTGCTACGGCGCTCACCATGGAGCTCCTCGTCTACGCAACATGTGCCATCCTCGCCGCCGTTTCCTCCCTGTACCTCCTGCGCCTCATCGCCGGCAGCCACCGCAACCTGCCTCCTGGCCCCCGCCCACTGCCGCTCGTCGGCAGCCTCCTGGACCTCGGCGCCCACCCGCACCGCTCCCTCGCGCGCCTCGCGTCGCGCCACGGCCCGCTCATGGCGCTCCGCCTCGGCGCGGTCACCACGGTCGTCGCCTCCTCTGCGGACGCCGCCCGCGACGTCCTCCAGCGCCACGACGCCGCCCTCTCGGCGCGCTCCGTCCCcgacgccgcccgcgcgcgcgcgcacgacgAGCACTCCGTGGGCTGGCTCCCGCCGGGGAGCCCCCGGTGGCGCGCCCTGCGCAAGGTTTGCTCCGCGGAGCTCttcgcgccgcgccgcctcgACGCGCACCAGCCGCTCCGCCGCGACAAGGTGCGGCGGCTCGCGTCCCACGTGGCCCGGTTGGCGCGCGAGGGCGCGCCCGTCGACGTCGGCCGCGCGGCCTTCACGACCGTGCTGAACCTGCTCTCCTGCGCTATCTTCTCCGCCGACCTCGCGGACCTCGACGACCGCGGCGCGTCGGGGGCGTTCAAGGGCGTGATCGAGGAATTCACGGTGGCCGTCGGCGTGCCGAACGTGGCGGACTTCTTCCCCGTGCTCGCGCCGCTGGACCCGCAGCGCCTGAGGGCGCGCATCGGGAGGGTGTTCGACAAGTTGCACGCCATCTTCGATGAGCAGATCGAGCGGCGCGTGCAGGAGCGCGCCGCCGGGGAGCCCCCCAAGAACGACTTCCTGGACTTGCTGCTCGACTACCGCGGCGCGGAGGATGGCCGGGGCTTCGGTCGGCAGACGCTGCTCTCATTGTTCACGGTATCGTGTTTTTACGTGCTGCATCTTCGGAATTTTTGCACGATATTTCGACGTATCACCATTCCATATATGGTCTGACTAATTCTACGTCGAAATTTTTTAGATCAAGGACCTGAACGTCTGTAGCTAAAATAACACAAACGCAGTTATACTGTCAGCAAAAGCCAATTAAACTGCTCACCTGATTATTCCGATATTTCTTCAGGATTTGTTCAGTGCCGGCAGTGACACAAGCGCGGCAACGGTAGAGTGGGCGATGGCCGAGCTGTTACAGAACCCCTCGTCAATGGCGAAGTCTCGTGACGAGCTCGCACAGGTGATGGGCGCCAAACAAGAGATCGAGGAATCGGACATCGGGAAGCTCAAGTACCTCCAGGCCGTCGTGAAGGAGACGTTCCGCCTCCACCCTCCCGCGCCGCTCCTGCTGCCCCGCCAGGCCGAGGCGGCGACGGAGGTCAGAGGCTACACGGTGCCCAGGGGCGCGCGCGTCCTGGTGAACTTGTGGGCGATCGGGCAGGACCCTGAGCTGTGGGCCGAGCCGGAGAAGTTCATGCCGGAGAGGTTCTTGGAGAAGGAGATGGACTTCCGCGGCAAGGACTTTGAGCTGCTGCCGTTTGGGTCCGGACGGAGGATGTGCCCCGGGATGCCGCTGGCTGATCGTATGGTGCATCTGATGCTCGCGACCTTGCTGCACCGGTTCGAATGGAGGCTTCCGGCAGATGTCGAGAAGAATGGGGTGGACCTGTCCGAGAATTTTGGGACAATACTTGGGTTGGCTACACCCCTACAGGCTATAGCTAAACCAATTTGAGTCCTACCAGGCACGCATTATTCAAACGCTGACCTAGAATGTATAAGTTATGTTCCACAATATTGATGACATTATTATGCTTGTATTTAAATTACTTGCTAATAAGGAAAAATTGTGGTCAAAGGTTAATTTTACGCAGACGCAGAATAGCCATTTTCGTCTTTGAGCTTTCCACCATGATTCAAGTCCATTCTTCAATTACCAATGATGTGGGCATGGGACACATGTATATGCTCATTTAAGAATGATATACGGTGAGCTTGTTTCTATACACTTTTATTAATTTTGAGAATTGTTCTTCAGCTACTAAATTTTGACAATAGTACACCCCCCAACCTTTAGAACACTGTTAGCTTATACTCCCTCCGTTACAAAATATAGGTTGTTTTGAGATTTTTAGATTCATAGTATTCACTACCtatctagatataatatatgtTTAAATGCATAGAAAAATCTATGAATTTAGAAAAAAATAATCTATATTTTGGAACGAAGAGAGTAATTAAGAATAGTTACCACCGCTTATTCGAAAGATATTAAACTTTTGGCCACATGATGGCACGCTCCTTCTGGTTCATCCACGCTTACAACGCATGATGGCAACTGCATGTCGACACCGTTGCGCTACATGATCTTGATACGAGTCCCCTTCCTATTAGAGTAATCAGGGTCACCGTTTTAAAAGTACAGCAGTTGAGATATTATAAGCAGCGCGTACATCTCGGGAGCTGAAAAAAAAGCCAAGTCGTACGAACGTAGTAGGCCAATACAATTGCTATAGACCCCAGGTCCGTACTCGGGGTTACTCTGGATGAATACCATAACCCTGGAGTGTCTCATACAGTTATTAAATTCAAGTTTCAAAACCTCTATACACTTCAAGGTTGCTAAGAAAATGAATACTAATAAGTAGCTTGAATACGATACCTGATCCTAAAGCATTATTCTCTCCATCCTGAAATATGAATCATTTTGATCTATCCTAAGTAAAATTATTCTaaatttgactaagtttatAAAGAATAGTATTATTAACAACTATCTAATACACAAGTAAATTATGAAACATATCCTTTTTTATAAACCTGATCAAATGTAAAATAATTTGACTTATTATGACAAACTAAAATGCCTTTCTCAAGATGTCTGTgtgtgttgggggggggggggggggtttacAGTAGCCCTTTAATTTCGGTCATGAAAAAAAAATGATGTTTTGGACATGCTCTCTGTCAAATGACTTACTTTGACAGCTAATACTTTCCGTCTAAAATGTAATGATGTGACTACGTCACCCTTGAGTTAATGATCTGCTAGGTTATGCTGAGTCTTAAACAAAATTGATCCTTTGTTCACTAGCATAAGACAAAATTAGAAAAAAAGGAACATAATTGTGGCTCAAGAGTCTTACAACTTACATTTGATGAAGAGCTAGCGGCCGAGAAGTATAAAACAACTTAAAGGAAATAGTATACTTAAAAACTTCATATTTGAAACATAAAAGATCATATATGAAAGTTGTTTTTTGTAAAGGAATAGAGTAACTTTATCGAATTTGACTTCTTTTAGTTGTTTGGAAGGAAAAGGACAAAATTATGTGGAAAAGGAAACCCAAATACAGAAGAAATAAAAGATAAGTCTAATTTTTATTTCCTGGGTTTTACTTCTCCTCCTCAAGGACACTGCATTTCAGTTAAATTTCTTTCGGCTATTTATTTAATTCTAACATGCACTATCTTAAAAATTTTCTCATATGGTGGTTATTGCATAGAATTACTCTAAAGGCAGTGTATGTTAACACTTATTAAAACCTGCAAAAAAACACTTATTAAAAACAATGCATAATAGCACATGATACATCATTTGTTATTATTCTACGATTCATCACCCATGCATTTTATCTCTCTATATGGCCAATACTTGGTTCGAATGCTTGAGTGAAAAATCCTGAAGTGGCATAAAAAGGCAGCAGCAAATAATGGATTCTACGACTGAGGCAGCTTATACCTGTCAAGAGTCGGAGTGTCGGACACTGTCTCCTCGCTCATATATTGGAAGCTAAGAGGATACTGTTGATCTCCAATATAAAGGGTGAGAGGTTATTATTCAGATACCCGCGATATGATATTTGTAAGTTTCTCTTCGTCATTATTCTCCTATTTCTCGATTGGTTTGGTGTGTGTTGTGTGTTGATCCTGCTACATATAGGTAGATCTCTCTCTTTTTTCATCTCCAAATTTTCTGGTTTGATTTTCTGTTTGTGCCTGAATTCATGTTGATATAAGATTATAGGTCTGTAGTCGATAAGGTGTGACCGTACTCAACAGCAGGCGCTGATCATAAAATATGCTGTGATCAATTGCAGTACTGTCACAGTACAATGTGCCAAAGCATAGTACACGAAGCAGGCAGTACACAACTACACATTCGTAGTACAAGAAGCAAGGGCAAAAGAGTACTGATTATTGCCATAAGCAAATGCATTCTTTCATGTGCACTGAGGCACAAATCTAACTAGCTAAAACAATGTACACATTAAATTTTTCTCGCGCCACATAACACTGCATCTTCCCGAGCATATATGCCCATTTATTACGCATTCATTGGAGTTGGTATTGAGTAGTTAAAGGAATAGCTTATAACGTATGCGACATTGTTGCACTAAGAAAATGGTATGTGACACTGACATTGTTGCCTAAAACAAAGTCATCTCTTTGGAACCAAGATTAAG from Panicum hallii strain FIL2 chromosome 9, PHallii_v3.1, whole genome shotgun sequence includes:
- the LOC112873838 gene encoding uncharacterized protein LOC112873838 gives rise to the protein MLNSTVELIALWASSSPSLLAFCFSHLIIAVLFLGGRGGCASELDTDGDSRGEWTSEGAQAEPLRGVQVHGGGKSNGGQEGPAAATNIIAGEGEVDAAAVQLEASGKDSGGDGESVAADASSQEKGGGDAEEDELMARAEEFIQRMNRAWRTENVRLC
- the LOC112873837 gene encoding geraniol 8-hydroxylase-like — translated: MELLVYATCAILAAVSSLYLLRLIAGSHRNLPPGPRPLPLVGSLLDLGAHPHRSLARLASRHGPLMALRLGAVTTVVASSADAARDVLQRHDAALSARSVPDAARARAHDEHSVGWLPPGSPRWRALRKVCSAELFAPRRLDAHQPLRRDKVRRLASHVARLAREGAPVDVGRAAFTTVLNLLSCAIFSADLADLDDRGASGAFKGVIEEFTVAVGVPNVADFFPVLAPLDPQRLRARIGRVFDKLHAIFDEQIERRVQERAAGEPPKNDFLDLLLDYRGAEDGRGFGRQTLLSLFTDLFSAGSDTSAATVEWAMAELLQNPSSMAKSRDELAQVMGAKQEIEESDIGKLKYLQAVVKETFRLHPPAPLLLPRQAEAATEVRGYTVPRGARVLVNLWAIGQDPELWAEPEKFMPERFLEKEMDFRGKDFELLPFGSGRRMCPGMPLADRMVHLMLATLLHRFEWRLPADVEKNGVDLSENFGTILGLATPLQAIAKPI